The DNA sequence GGAAAGGGAAGAGAAGAGCATGGTAGCAGCTAGTAGTATTAGTAGAGTATGAAATGTAGCAGTGGTAAAAGACATCCTTGCTGTCCTGCAGGCTCAACACAACAAGGGGCATTGATTCATCCATGCTGCCAAAGAGAAGATAGAATAGGATAACCTACCGGCAACCACAaacaaaaatcataaaccaaatCGCAGCCAGTTAAGAAACATGTCTGAAGAAAGCTTAAGTTTCAACACCAATAATAATCCTTTTCAACCAGAGTTAGGATGTGGATATTTGCTTCTTAATTAGACCTCCGGGCTCCGGCCTATCTCATATTCATAAAAACCAAGATGCAATTGAGCAATTAACTACAATGGACCACTATCCAGTACTGTATCTGAACTTATTTTGGATTGCAGCAAGTTGCAACGtgctagttatttttttattgaacaaaacttttcttttcctttttgcaTTTTTGCAGCAACAAGATTCTATGACAGCTAAGAATTAGTGGATGCAAAAACTAATGCATTGATCAGTTTCACAAAAATTAGTGGATGCAAAAACTAATGCACTGATCAGTTTCACAGAAATTAATTCAGTTACTGAAGACTGAAAATAGCACTGCAATTCCCAGCAGTTAAATAAGCAATACAAATTGAAGGAGGGTTAACAATTCCCACAGAAGATTCTCTTTTTTTCATATCTCGGTACGTTATTGAGACTCTTCCTACACCAACAGTAAACCTGGGCAATATCTCAGTAtggtattaaaaatataaaaaagccGCAAGAACACATCACTTGAAATTGAACCATATGTAAATAGGTATACATTGCATAATATATTGTGTGATGATTATGATTGTGATGAATCATTGCGTGACCTCTAGGAGTCAGGAAAGAATATATGCAGCAGAGACATACCCAGAATCACGTAGACAGCGTGGACGACAATGAAGCCCAAGCAGCACAAATAGACAGCGTCTCAGACCTCCAGACGACCAAATCTGGAACAAACCTGGGCACGAAGGCACCAATATCAAATCACAGCAAACCAGAACAAAAGAATCCCTCACGGAGGCAGGGGAAATATCTACAGCAGCAACATACCAAGAAGGTGAATAATCCGAAGAAAGACGCGCACAGTGAAGAAGGAGGAGCAGGGGCCCCAGCTGCGGCGGACTTCCAGCGGACGTCGGCCTCCGAGGACGCGACCCTCGGCTCCGGTCCACAGGTGGGCGGAGTGAGCGGCCGGCGTGATGCCTGGTCTGGGCGGGGCGGGACGGCGAGGAGGGGGTGGTGGCGCGACTGCGCTGCGCGGCCGAGGAAGTGCAACCGCCGCCGCAAACAGACGAGGCGCTGCTTCGATTCCTTCGGCGGGAGGGTTTGGGAGGTGCAGGCGTGGCGGATCTCGAAACCCTAGACGCCGTGGGGCGCCGGCACGCGCGAGCACGGGCGCCAGCAGCGGGGAGGAGGGTGGAGGGCCGCCAGTGAGGacggaggagggaggagggccGCCGGGCTGGAGGGAGAGGAGCGCACGGGGTGGCCGGCGGCGGAGTCGGGCAGCCTGCCGGTGGAGTCGATGCTTTTTTCACCCTCTCTACATTTTCTACACCTTTATTCCGCAGTAATATTTCTGGTCCAATCGCCCGAATCATGTCCTCTAAATTGTCAAAGTCATCTTCATCCCCCTCGCGTGCTCCTCCATCAGTGCTGACATCACCAGCATCATTAGCACCATCTTGATTGCCAAAGTACTGACCACCTTGTCCATTGCCATAGTCATAGCCCATTTCTTCTTCAAGCTCAGTTGTGTATTGGTGCATATACCTCTCGGCTTCGGCGGCATCTCCTAGATCAAAGTTGCCATCATCAATAACCGTTGTTTCGCCATGATGAGTCCACACTGTGTAGTTCGGAACAAATCCTCGCATAATCAGATGTGATCTAATGGTATTCAGATCTGCAAATGCCATAAGGTTCTTGCAATCTTTGCAGGGACAAATAATTGTATCCTTATAATGTGTCAACGTTAATGCATGCTTCTCTGCGGCTTCAATAAATTTATCCACCTCATCGCGAAAACCTTCATCAATCCTTGACCAACCATACATCCAAGAGTTCCTGTACTCCgtcttttaaaacaaaacaaaaatataaaatacataaaaaaataaattaatgaaGAAAAAATACAAACTAGACATTAATTGTGTATATACTCATGGTAGAGGATAATTATTTAGTTGGTTATTAATAAAACtaaatatttagaaaagaaaTAAGCAACAAATATTATTTTACCAATTAGCAACAATTAGCAACAAAATgaaaatacaaaatacataaaacaagcattattttataaaatattaacTTATATATTAATTAGTTGGCTATTAATGAAACTAAATATTTGGAAAAGAAATTAGAAACAAGTTTTATTTTACCAATTAGCCACAATTAGCAACAAAACGGAAATACAAAATACATAAAACAAGTATTATTTTAGAAAATATTAACTTATATATTAATTAGTTGGGAATTAATGAAACTATATTTAGAAAAGAAATTAGAAACAAGTATTATTTTACCAATCAACAataattagcaacaattattaaaTTATAATTATATAAATAAACTTATATATAGTTCCATTGTCAACAATTAGAAACAATTATTATTTTACCAACAATTTTTCATATCCAAACCATTCTAATTTCATGaaccataaataaaaaaaattaaaaagcaaATCCTAgatctagaactagatgaacataCATGATAGAGTGAAATATATCACCACTAAAATCAAGCAAGAACGACCAATAAAGAGGGCAAGCTCATATCTCTAACTAATTCCAACTAATAGCTTAAGAACAAGGGTCTAATTTGCTCCATACAAAGCTCAAGCAccatggaagagagagaaaagcaaAACTCAAATTACTCACTAACCAACCACTAAAACTTTAATTAAAGTGTTGGAATAACATTTTCTTACCTTTTCTAAGCTCCCCATGATAGTTTTTGAGACCAAAACCTGCTCCCCTCACTAGAGCAATTTTTAGGAGGTGCCCAAGGCCTCCCAACCTTATCTCCTCGGGTTGGAGTGAGTgacccgaggaggaagaaggctgcagccatatatatagtcgtgatttgtaagggcggctgaatCACCAACCGCCCTTAGAAATAagtttgtaagggcggctggatcacgaaccgcccttacaaatcccacagtaagggcggctggatcaACAACAGCCCTTACAAATGCAATCATTTGTAAGGGCgactcgtgttaccagccgctCTTACTGTGctatttgtaagggcggctcgtGATTAACTAGCCTAGTGCTGATGGAAAATGCACTATAAGGGCGGTTGcatcaccagccgcccttacagtgaaaACCCCTTGGCTCTTACAAAccaattctgtagtagtgcatCTCAAATCATAGAGGGAGTAACTGCATCCGTACGTGGTCAAATAGAAGGAGAAGTCTAGTCGTCTATTGTCTAGGAGACTGCTATTTGATCAGTGATTTGTTTGTATTTCAGTTTGTGACTTCGTGTTTGTGATTTCGTTTAGCAGAGCTAACAACCGCTAATTAGCATCAATCCATTAAAGACGGCAGGCAGGCAGCATGTGAGTTTTTTAACAGTAACATTATTCCGTCACCGCATGTGAGTTTTGCTATAGTGCCTAGCTTGTTGTCGTACTTACGttacatattttttttttcagaattgTTCAATTACGAAGAGAAGTGGAGACATTGTGTCTCTTTTTCGGAAACACGAACCAAAGAAGGCAGCAACTGCGGCTTGAAATATTACTCCACCTCCGGTTGAAGAGCAGATCAAAGAGCAACATAGTGGCGGTTGAAGATCATGTGCCGCCACTATCTTCATGCTAAATTGAATCGACAAGGTTTACCTCCAATGTATGTTGATGGGAAATCATGTGTATAACATTTCCAAGGACCTCTAGTAGTATATGCTCTACATATTGCATACATCTTGATCATTAACATGAGAATCTTTAATGGACATCCTTGTGGAAGGTGATTGATGTCATAAACCGGTGGCTTTGATACTTGAATATAGTATCAAGAAGgattctgtatttttcttcatatgcTACTTGTTCTAGAAGGGTATTGGGTCAAATACATTTATTGTTGATGGATGGAATAATTGGATTATAGGAAACAATGCACTTCTCAAACACAGTGATTCTATGGCACACAATGCAGCTCAGGAGAGATACATTGGTTTTAGTAATCCCAAGGTAGCAAGTGATTATCACATTGAGAAGTGGACCGATGAGGATCTTTGTCTCTACAAGAAAAGATTTACATATTTACTTAGATGTATCAAGTTTCTTTTACATCAATGATTGGCATTCTATGgacatgatgaaagtgaagagtCTAGCAACAGAAGCAACTTCATTGAACTTTTGAAGTTTCTTGCTAGAAATAGTGATGAAGTGAACAAGTATTCTTGAACAATGCTCCAAGTAATTGCACTTTGACTAGTAGCCCAAAGATACAAAAGCAAATTATTCATTGTTGTGCCATAGAAactagaaaaaaaattaaagaacTTGGTGATGAGCCCTATGCTTTTAGCCGATGAGACTACTGATATATCACATAAAGAATAACTATCTCTTTGCTTGCTTTATGTTGATAAACTTGGAAGGCCTTGTGAGCACTTCATTGGAGTTGTTCACGTATATGATACTATCTCTTTGTCACTTAAGGAAGCAATCAAAGGTTTACTTGTTAGTCATGGATTGAGTATGAGGTCAAGGTTATGATAGGGCTAGCGATATGAAAGGACATATTAAAGGGCTGAAAACATTAGTCATGCAAGAATCACTCCTGCATATTATATTCATTGCTTCAACTAATCACCATGCACGAAGCAAAGGCGATGGTTGGTGCTTCAACTAATTTTAGCCAATGCGTGCATGCGTGTATGAATCAAAGTGTATGTAGAAGTTGTTACATCATATTGCTGGTTTTCTTTCTGGAATGAAATGTAATATCCATACCCTTTGGCGTAAGAGTTGCAACATCATTaccttatgatgacatgaccaAATTAAATAATCACAATTCGAGCTTGTGCTTATGTTGATCACAGCGTCAGCCTAATTGCTTATTCGTGTTGTGGTGCTATGTTTCCATATGTCCGTCATTCACATCAAGAAATAAAGGCTCACGTCTCTACCATGACCATTGTTTCAGTGCTCGTCGTCAACTGTTAATTGCTGAATTGAAGTGAGAAAGAGGTGACAGACTTATGTTCAGTGCAGAATTAGCACGACTTACTAAGTTACTATACAGATGGATTACACTTGTTGTTCTAAAAAAAAGATGGATTGCACTGGAATTCAGAAGTTCCTTTGCTGGCAGAACATTGTTTTAGTTCGGAGATTGTGGATATGATTGAGCGGCTCTCCTCTCATGTCCTGccagtttctttttttttaaaaaaaaaacagttgcatactcAAAGTACGCTATAAGTAACAAATATTGAACAAGTGGAGCAAATTTCTCATAATCTGAAGACAGCAATATATGAGCACAGTTTCCATGGTGGAGTACACTGCTACAGCAGGAGTTCCATGCACTGCCTACTTGCCTATTGACGAACATGCAAGGTTTCTTGAATTCTAGAGACGAACAAAAAACAAACTAGCACATCGATCATCTATGCAATCTACTGCAACTGCAAAACAGTCTATGGTGATCTCACTGATGAGACCGACGAGACTGAGTTCTCGGAGGCACAGGACCCCACTCTTTTAATCGTCTTAAGTTGTGACTGATCCTGTGCTTCAAGCGCTTGATCATCTCCTTGGTCcactcctcctccttctcctccatGATCTGATATGTATCTGCTCCAACCAGTCGCTGATCTTCTCGAACTGTGAGAGAAGCGTCGATGTGTCGCTGCTGTGCTTCCACTTGTTCTCTACATCCAGTGCCTCCTCCACAAAATCCAGGAACCATGTTTGCATCTGCCCACACAAGTTCTTGGCAAGCTCAGCTGTCCTCTCCTTCGCCGTGCTCTTTGtctttggtgcatttggcaaGCTCAGCTCGTGGACAAGATGAGGAACACCACCGACCCAGTACTTAGCTGATGATATCTCCACAGATGCCACAGACTCGGTGATGTTATTCCACTGGATAGTATCTTCGTAGACACTGAGGAAAGCATCAACTATTGGGAGTGGATCGGAGACCTTTGCCGAATTGCAGATTTCAGAGAATTCGCTGTGTGGGCAGCAGAAACGAACAAGAAATTAATCATCACACCACTAATTTCTGCTGCACAAATACAATATAATACAATACACTGGGCATTCCTTTAATCTGAATGGAATTGTTCATTGTGTTTGACTCGGATCTGGGTAAAAATagatgtctctctctctctctctctctctctctatatatatatatatatatatatatatatatatatatatacctttcATTCCTGAGAAGTGAATCGAAGATTGATGCCTCTTGCAGTACCCTAGCTGCAACAGTTGCTGCTGCGTCTCTTCCTTCAGTAAGTTCCTTTTGAATGTAGTAAGGAAATTATATTAGACAGAAAAAACTCAAGTGAGGAACTCTGTACCGCACGGAGATTGTGAGGCCAGCAACAAATTAAACTACAGCTGCCTACCTTCTTTCTGATTTCTGATGAATTCCTGCCGTCCCTTAGTCTCCTCGACTTTGCTTCCTGATCGATCATAGAGTCGACGAAGAATAAGTGTTTGATGAAAAGGCGCAGAATAATGTACCCTGAACAAGGACTAATATACTTTCTATTGTGATTGTgcttcttcaaaaaaaaaaaaactttatactGTGCACGTGCAAAATGGTTATCCAGCAGCCAGGTTATACCGAGTAAAATGGAGAGAAAATAACCACAACTATGAACCAGAAATTGACTAATATAATACACCATTATGTAGCGCTAAAGTATATGTTTGAAACTTCAAACCAATTGTGTAATTGTGCAATAAGTTAAAATCGTAACCAGGGTGTTTTAGTTTTATACAGGTATACAATTTCAGAACAAATTTATATAAACAAATTCAGACTTAAACAATTTCGGCACCACGTTTTGACCGGAGCTTTTCTCCATGTATGTAATTTGTATTTGTAGTCGTCATAGACTCAGATAGCAGTGTAGCACCAAATTTGCAATTTAATTAAGAAAGGGGAAAGGTCAAATTTTTATACCTGGATCTTGGAGGGACGACGACTACCCCTGACCGGCGGCGTGGCAGTTTTCCCGGCGGAGCGACACGCCGACGAGGCAGCTTTCAcggacgatgacgacgacgtcgcCCCCGGCGTGCGGATGGCGCTGGCCAGCCGCGGGGCGCTTTTTCCAGCGAAGCGGGTGGGAGACCGCGCTAGCCAGGGGGCTTTcacggacgacgacgacgacgtgccCCAGAGCGGCCGCGCCGTCGCCCTCGGGGCTGCTGTTGTTTTCCCAGCGGAAGCGGAGGGAGACGGAGACGATGTCGCCAACCGCGAGGAGGCAGCGGCTTTCACGGACGACGGCAGCAGCGGGGACGCCGGCGTTTGACTGGCGGCGCGGGGTCGACGGCACCGCCGAGGGTGGCGGCGGTCCTCTTGACGGTGCCGGTGGTGGTGGTCTCCTTGTTCACGTTAGCGGCGTTGTTGGAAGCCATCTGGGCTGTCGCGGCCTGTGCGGTGGCGCgcttcgtcggcggcggcggatcgAAGCGGTGCCGGTGGTGTTGGAGGTGGACGGCGAGCGGCCGGACTGAGGTGCGGGCGACGGCTGCTAGTGGATCTGCTTTATATTATATAATGAAGCAGGAAGGTCAGGTCAGGGTGTCGCTGGCCGAGTGAGTCGAgaggcctgcctgcctgcctgcctgagaCGAGGGAGAGCagagcgccgccgcgccgcatgCACTCACTATTTTGAGGTGGTGGTTGTTACCGAGGGGAGCGGGCCTGCATGCGTGCCATGCAGAAGGGCAAGAGGATCGCGATCCATCCATTCCATTCCCATGCACACTGTGCCGTTATGGTTATGGGAACGTTAAGATtttcattcaaacatgcttgatCAAGGAAAGGAGTTGTGATTACAGGGCACACGTATGGACGGACTGTCCTGTCCTGTCCATTCGTTCGTTCACATCAAAATTCAGGATCCCGACCGGCTGCCCAATAATTGTTTTGAAGAAATCTGTTAGAGCTATCACcttagcccttgtttagttcatcccgaaaaccaaaaaattttcaagatttttcgtcatatcgaatctttcgccacatgtatgaaacattaaatataga is a window from the Sorghum bicolor cultivar BTx623 chromosome 5, Sorghum_bicolor_NCBIv3, whole genome shotgun sequence genome containing:
- the LOC8083019 gene encoding collagen alpha-1(XXVII) chain — protein: MRRGGALLSLVSGRQAGDHHHRHRQEDRRHPRRCRRPRAASQTPASPLLPSSVKAAASSRLATSSPSPSASAGKTTAAPRATARPLWGTSSSSSVKAPWLARSPTRFAGKSAPRLASAIRTPGATSSSSSVKAASSACRSAGKTATPPVRGSRRPSKIQEAKSRRLRDGRNSSEIRKKELTEGRDAAATVAARVLQEASIFDSLLRNESEFSEICNSAKVSDPLPIVDAFLSVYEDTIQWNNITESVASVEISSAKYWVGGVPHLVHELSLPNAPKTKSTAKERTAELAKNLCGQMQTWFLDFVEEALDVENKWKHSSDTSTLLSQFEKISDWLEQIHIRSWRRRRRSGPRR